Proteins from a single region of Corylus avellana chromosome ca11, CavTom2PMs-1.0:
- the LOC132166022 gene encoding crossover junction endonuclease EME1B-like isoform X3, protein MPQPILLSDDEEENGLSTPVHISSKKQRRFEPDNPAVLVLLDDPTPKKPGPASTPSFVPETPMSASSSGVAIVKCTTGSSHPQIRVSDSQNKFSGICGLICLESDNESESGSGREKWKENETMGSDFDVARESDWSSRINESTSSLGNDNTMRMFGDSSLHSYSLRDDVDQINNNVNQKKRTEVDADKKSTMDRAMGRKKMTKEERIHLMEEKKLKKEQEKLQKAAQKAEAAEMKKLQKEKQKWEKGKFALKSIVAEIDAKAVELGSVGGHLLTRFAEKGLTYRITSNPIERSIVWTMTVPEHISQISSNGMEIPYILFVYEAEEFCKLVINETLLDHVSSVRSRYPCYTICYLTSRLMAYIKKREQEQYKNPSNNNGWRRPPVEEVMAKLTTHFSKVHSRQCMDEAELAEHVVGLTSSLASCQYRKKLTRLSVNANGSLIPKDAIDRNLIKKNLWLKALISIPKVQPRFATAIWKKYPTMKSLLSVYMDPSKSVHEKEFLLKDLTTEGLLGEDRRLGEVCSKRVYRILMAQSGSIKTDDVENGADFFRSQSS, encoded by the exons atgccccagcCAATCCTCCTCTCCGACGACGAAGAAGAAAATGGGCTCTCAACCCCAGTCCATATCTCCTCCAAGAAACAACGCCGATTCGAACCGGACAACCCTGCGGTTCTGGTCCTTCTCGACGATCCGACCCCGAAGAAACCGGGCCCTGCCTCCACGCCTTCCTTCGTTCCCGAGACCCCTATGTCCGCCTCAAGTTCTGGGGTCGCAATCGTCAAATGCACAACGGGCTCATCCCATCCCCAAATTAGGGTTTCAGATTCTCAGAACAAGTTCTCCG GAATTTGCGGATTGATTTGCTTGGAGTCTGACAATGAGTCTGAAAGTGGTTCTGGAAGGGAAAAGTGGAAGGAGAATGAAACGATGGGCTCCGATTTTGACGTGGCGAGGGAGTCGGATTGGAGTTCTAGGATTAACGAGTCCACGAGTTCTCTCG GGAATGATAATACAATGCGAATGTTTGGGGACAGCTCTTTGCATTCGTACTCATTGCGAGATGATGTTGATCAG ATCAATAACAATGTAAATCAGAAAAAGAGAACTGAAGTTGATGCCGACAAGAAAAGTACTATGGACAGAGCTATGGGAAGGAAGAAGATGACGAAAGAGGAAAGGATTCACTTAATGGAAGAGAAGAAACTAAAGAAGGAA CAAGAGAAGTTGCAAAAAGCAGCCCAGAAGGCTGAAGCTGCAGAGATGAAAAAATTgcagaaagaaaagcaaaagtgGGAGAAAGGGAAGTTTGCTCTAAAATCCATTGTGGCTGAAATTGATGCTAAAGCAGTTGAACTGGGGTCAGTTGGGG GACATCTGCTTACAAGGTTCGCTGAAAAGGGGCTTACATACCGTATAACTTCGAATCCAATTGAAAGATCAATTGTGTGGACTATGACCGTTCCAGAACATATCTcacag ATTTCTTCTAATGGAATGGAGATTCCCTACATATTGTTCGTATATGAAGCCGAAGAATTCTGCAAGCTTGTCATCAATGAAACTCTTCTCGATCATGTTTCCAGTGTTCGAAGTCGTTACCCATGCTACACAATTTGCTACCTCACCAGTAGGTTAATGGCATATATTAAGAAAAG GGAACAAGAACAGTACAAGAACCCGTCAAATAATAATGGTTGGAGACGTCCACCTGTTGAGGAG GTGATGGCAAAATTAACCACTCATTTCAGTAAGGTTCACTCCAGGCAATGCATGGATGAAGCTGAACTAGCTGAACATGTTGTTGGTTTGACCTCCAGCCTGGCATCTTGCCAATATAG AAAGAAGTTGACGCGCCTATCTGTAAATGCTAATGGATCCCTGATTCCTAAGGATGCTATTGACCGGAATCTAATTAAAAAGAACTTATG GTTGAAAGCTTTGATATCAATTCCAAAGGTTCAGCCACGATTTGCTACTGCTATTTGGAAGAAGTACCCCACCATGAAATCTCTTCTAAGTGTCTACATGGACCCAAGTAAATCA GTGCATGAAAAGGAATTTCTCCTCAAGGACTTGACAACTGAAGGGCTGCTGGGTGAGGACAGAAGATTAGGTGAGGTTTGTTCAAAGAGAGTGTACAGAATACTTATGGCACAAAGCGGAAGCATCAAAACTGATGATGTTGAGAATGGTGCTGATTTCTTCAGAAGTCAATCATCATAA
- the LOC132166022 gene encoding crossover junction endonuclease EME1B-like isoform X2, protein MPQPILLSDDEEENGLSTPVHISSKKQRRFEPDNPAVLVLLDDPTPKKPGPASTPSFVPETPMSASSSGVAIVKCTTGSSHPQIRVSDSQNKFSGICGLICLESDNESESGSGREKWKENETMGSDFDVARESDWSSRINESTSSLGNDNTMRMFGDSSLHSYSLRDDVDQQINNNVNQKKRTEVDADKKSTMDRAMGRKKMTKEERIHLMEEKKLKKEQEKLQKAAQKAEAAEMKKLQKEKQKWEKGKFALKSIVAEIDAKAVELGSVGGHLLTRFAEKGLTYRITSNPIERSIVWTMTVPEHISQISSNGMEIPYILFVYEAEEFCKLVINETLLDHVSSVRSRYPCYTICYLTSRLMAYIKKREQEQYKNPSNNNGWRRPPVEEVMAKLTTHFSKVHSRQCMDEAELAEHVVGLTSSLASCQYRKKLTRLSVNANGSLIPKDAIDRNLIKKNLWLKALISIPKVQPRFATAIWKKYPTMKSLLSVYMDPSKSVHEKEFLLKDLTTEGLLGEDRRLGEVCSKRVYRILMAQSGSIKTDDVENGADFFRSQSS, encoded by the exons atgccccagcCAATCCTCCTCTCCGACGACGAAGAAGAAAATGGGCTCTCAACCCCAGTCCATATCTCCTCCAAGAAACAACGCCGATTCGAACCGGACAACCCTGCGGTTCTGGTCCTTCTCGACGATCCGACCCCGAAGAAACCGGGCCCTGCCTCCACGCCTTCCTTCGTTCCCGAGACCCCTATGTCCGCCTCAAGTTCTGGGGTCGCAATCGTCAAATGCACAACGGGCTCATCCCATCCCCAAATTAGGGTTTCAGATTCTCAGAACAAGTTCTCCG GAATTTGCGGATTGATTTGCTTGGAGTCTGACAATGAGTCTGAAAGTGGTTCTGGAAGGGAAAAGTGGAAGGAGAATGAAACGATGGGCTCCGATTTTGACGTGGCGAGGGAGTCGGATTGGAGTTCTAGGATTAACGAGTCCACGAGTTCTCTCG GGAATGATAATACAATGCGAATGTTTGGGGACAGCTCTTTGCATTCGTACTCATTGCGAGATGATGTTGATCAG CAGATCAATAACAATGTAAATCAGAAAAAGAGAACTGAAGTTGATGCCGACAAGAAAAGTACTATGGACAGAGCTATGGGAAGGAAGAAGATGACGAAAGAGGAAAGGATTCACTTAATGGAAGAGAAGAAACTAAAGAAGGAA CAAGAGAAGTTGCAAAAAGCAGCCCAGAAGGCTGAAGCTGCAGAGATGAAAAAATTgcagaaagaaaagcaaaagtgGGAGAAAGGGAAGTTTGCTCTAAAATCCATTGTGGCTGAAATTGATGCTAAAGCAGTTGAACTGGGGTCAGTTGGGG GACATCTGCTTACAAGGTTCGCTGAAAAGGGGCTTACATACCGTATAACTTCGAATCCAATTGAAAGATCAATTGTGTGGACTATGACCGTTCCAGAACATATCTcacag ATTTCTTCTAATGGAATGGAGATTCCCTACATATTGTTCGTATATGAAGCCGAAGAATTCTGCAAGCTTGTCATCAATGAAACTCTTCTCGATCATGTTTCCAGTGTTCGAAGTCGTTACCCATGCTACACAATTTGCTACCTCACCAGTAGGTTAATGGCATATATTAAGAAAAG GGAACAAGAACAGTACAAGAACCCGTCAAATAATAATGGTTGGAGACGTCCACCTGTTGAGGAG GTGATGGCAAAATTAACCACTCATTTCAGTAAGGTTCACTCCAGGCAATGCATGGATGAAGCTGAACTAGCTGAACATGTTGTTGGTTTGACCTCCAGCCTGGCATCTTGCCAATATAG AAAGAAGTTGACGCGCCTATCTGTAAATGCTAATGGATCCCTGATTCCTAAGGATGCTATTGACCGGAATCTAATTAAAAAGAACTTATG GTTGAAAGCTTTGATATCAATTCCAAAGGTTCAGCCACGATTTGCTACTGCTATTTGGAAGAAGTACCCCACCATGAAATCTCTTCTAAGTGTCTACATGGACCCAAGTAAATCA GTGCATGAAAAGGAATTTCTCCTCAAGGACTTGACAACTGAAGGGCTGCTGGGTGAGGACAGAAGATTAGGTGAGGTTTGTTCAAAGAGAGTGTACAGAATACTTATGGCACAAAGCGGAAGCATCAAAACTGATGATGTTGAGAATGGTGCTGATTTCTTCAGAAGTCAATCATCATAA
- the LOC132166022 gene encoding crossover junction endonuclease EME1B-like isoform X1 has product MPQPILLSDDEEENGLSTPVHISSKKQRRFEPDNPAVLVLLDDPTPKKPGPASTPSFVPETPMSASSSGVAIVKCTTGSSHPQIRVSDSQNKFSGICGLICLESDNESESGSGREKWKENETMGSDFDVARESDWSSRINESTSSLGNDNTMRMFGDSSLHSYSLRDDVDQVYDHLDKDNVSMQQINNNVNQKKRTEVDADKKSTMDRAMGRKKMTKEERIHLMEEKKLKKEQEKLQKAAQKAEAAEMKKLQKEKQKWEKGKFALKSIVAEIDAKAVELGSVGGHLLTRFAEKGLTYRITSNPIERSIVWTMTVPEHISQISSNGMEIPYILFVYEAEEFCKLVINETLLDHVSSVRSRYPCYTICYLTSRLMAYIKKREQEQYKNPSNNNGWRRPPVEEVMAKLTTHFSKVHSRQCMDEAELAEHVVGLTSSLASCQYRKKLTRLSVNANGSLIPKDAIDRNLIKKNLWLKALISIPKVQPRFATAIWKKYPTMKSLLSVYMDPSKSVHEKEFLLKDLTTEGLLGEDRRLGEVCSKRVYRILMAQSGSIKTDDVENGADFFRSQSS; this is encoded by the exons atgccccagcCAATCCTCCTCTCCGACGACGAAGAAGAAAATGGGCTCTCAACCCCAGTCCATATCTCCTCCAAGAAACAACGCCGATTCGAACCGGACAACCCTGCGGTTCTGGTCCTTCTCGACGATCCGACCCCGAAGAAACCGGGCCCTGCCTCCACGCCTTCCTTCGTTCCCGAGACCCCTATGTCCGCCTCAAGTTCTGGGGTCGCAATCGTCAAATGCACAACGGGCTCATCCCATCCCCAAATTAGGGTTTCAGATTCTCAGAACAAGTTCTCCG GAATTTGCGGATTGATTTGCTTGGAGTCTGACAATGAGTCTGAAAGTGGTTCTGGAAGGGAAAAGTGGAAGGAGAATGAAACGATGGGCTCCGATTTTGACGTGGCGAGGGAGTCGGATTGGAGTTCTAGGATTAACGAGTCCACGAGTTCTCTCG GGAATGATAATACAATGCGAATGTTTGGGGACAGCTCTTTGCATTCGTACTCATTGCGAGATGATGTTGATCAG GTCTATGATCATCTTGACAAAGATAATGTTAGTATGCAGCAGATCAATAACAATGTAAATCAGAAAAAGAGAACTGAAGTTGATGCCGACAAGAAAAGTACTATGGACAGAGCTATGGGAAGGAAGAAGATGACGAAAGAGGAAAGGATTCACTTAATGGAAGAGAAGAAACTAAAGAAGGAA CAAGAGAAGTTGCAAAAAGCAGCCCAGAAGGCTGAAGCTGCAGAGATGAAAAAATTgcagaaagaaaagcaaaagtgGGAGAAAGGGAAGTTTGCTCTAAAATCCATTGTGGCTGAAATTGATGCTAAAGCAGTTGAACTGGGGTCAGTTGGGG GACATCTGCTTACAAGGTTCGCTGAAAAGGGGCTTACATACCGTATAACTTCGAATCCAATTGAAAGATCAATTGTGTGGACTATGACCGTTCCAGAACATATCTcacag ATTTCTTCTAATGGAATGGAGATTCCCTACATATTGTTCGTATATGAAGCCGAAGAATTCTGCAAGCTTGTCATCAATGAAACTCTTCTCGATCATGTTTCCAGTGTTCGAAGTCGTTACCCATGCTACACAATTTGCTACCTCACCAGTAGGTTAATGGCATATATTAAGAAAAG GGAACAAGAACAGTACAAGAACCCGTCAAATAATAATGGTTGGAGACGTCCACCTGTTGAGGAG GTGATGGCAAAATTAACCACTCATTTCAGTAAGGTTCACTCCAGGCAATGCATGGATGAAGCTGAACTAGCTGAACATGTTGTTGGTTTGACCTCCAGCCTGGCATCTTGCCAATATAG AAAGAAGTTGACGCGCCTATCTGTAAATGCTAATGGATCCCTGATTCCTAAGGATGCTATTGACCGGAATCTAATTAAAAAGAACTTATG GTTGAAAGCTTTGATATCAATTCCAAAGGTTCAGCCACGATTTGCTACTGCTATTTGGAAGAAGTACCCCACCATGAAATCTCTTCTAAGTGTCTACATGGACCCAAGTAAATCA GTGCATGAAAAGGAATTTCTCCTCAAGGACTTGACAACTGAAGGGCTGCTGGGTGAGGACAGAAGATTAGGTGAGGTTTGTTCAAAGAGAGTGTACAGAATACTTATGGCACAAAGCGGAAGCATCAAAACTGATGATGTTGAGAATGGTGCTGATTTCTTCAGAAGTCAATCATCATAA